The Celeribacter baekdonensis genomic interval CGTTGCGGGCATCGGCATTAAACACCACCCGCCGACCTGCCTCAGGGCGCAGCGCCAAGAGATAAATGGCCAGCAACATCAACCATTTCGGATCATTTCCAAAGTTCTGATAGGTGACATAGACAAAGCCCGGCGCCAGTAGAAACAACACCAATCCGGCCCGGTCTTGCCCGGCTTGCCGGAGCACGATCACCGATAGGATCAGCGTCAAAGTAGCGATCATAAAGCGCGGCCCATTGATCACCTCCATCAGTGGCGCGCCGGGGGCCGCACGGGTGTCTGAGCGGGTCACTGACAACAAATCACTCACATAGGCCGGAAAGAAATCAACGCCGTAAACCGCCACCATCAGGGCCGCGATCACCGCCCCGGTGAGCACCCCAATCCAAAGGCTGCGCCACGCGCCGCGCAGGACAAAGGCGATCGCAATCGGCGCAACGAAAGCAACGAAATACGTGGGTTTCAAAAGCGCCAAAGCCGCCAACATTGCGCCCACAATCATCCCGTCCAGCACCCCGTCCATCCCCGGGGCCCGCGCGTCCTCACGCGGCGGCAAAGCGGCCAAAAGAATGGCAATAAACGCCGCAGCCCAAGCCCAGCGGTTGTAATACATCGACACCGAAAGCGCGGTGATATTTTCGCCATGCACCAAGGACAAGATCATACTCACGGTCACAAAGCCAAAGCCCCAAGCCGCCAGACCAGAGAGCCGCGAGACGGCGACGCGAACCACCATTGGGGCCAAAAGCACAGCAACCAAAACCTGCCCTGCAATAAAGGCCTGACCCAGCCCGAGACCCGCGTTGGCAAAGCCGACGGCAGGCAAAAAGGCGAAAATCCCGATCGGCGTTGAAAAATCAAGATGCGGCACTTGGCCTTGGAGCATCCGCAACACGATCTCGATCATATGCGCCGTGTCGCCTTCGTGCCGCCCGATGTAAAGTCCGCCTTTGGCAAGCCCGACGCCGCCAAAAATAAGGATCAAAATCGTGAGAAATGCCGCGTATTTTAGCGGGGAAATCTTCGTCATCGGGCCTGCCTCATTCATTTTTGCGAAAGGTTATGGCCAAACACTCGAAATGCAAAGGCCAGTCAGGGCGCGTGCGTGAAAATGTTGGCTTTTGGGCGTGAGGATTCGTACAGTTATCCAAACAAACACCCGAACCCCACCCAACGGGGTCATCCAGTACGACCGAGGGATCAGAGCATCAGATGAACATGGAAACCACGCCCAATGTGATCGCCCCGCCCGCCCCGCGTCAGGTCAGTGACACTGGCCTGTCTCCGGTGATGATGCGCGACATTGTGTTGAAAACCATGTTCCGCACCAACCTCGAACAAGTGTCTCGCTTGGCCTCTGCCTTGGCTCTGCCGGTCTCCGTGACCCAGATTTTGGTCGACACCGCGCGCGAACAGGGCTTGATCGAAGCCACGGGCACATTGCACGCGGGCGCGGGATCTGAGATGGGGTTTCGCCTCTCAGACACCGGCAAGGCGCGTGCTTTGGATGCGCTGTCGCAATCCGAATATTACGGCGCAATGCCGATCCCGCTTGAGGTCTATGCCGCACAGGTCAAACGCCAATCGGTCCGAAATATGAAGGTCACGCGGGACGCGCTTTTGGGGGCGATGGGGCATTTGATCTTGCCGCCGATGCTATTGGATCAGCTCGGGCCAGCGGTGGGCGCGGGACGTTCGATCCTGATGTACGGACCTCCGGGCAACGGGAAATCCTCGATTTCAAACGGCATTCGCGACGCGCTTGGCGATCTGATTTATGTGCCGCGCGCAATTGAATATAACGGCTCGGTCATCACCGTCTATGACCCCTTGATGCATGTGAAACGTGAGGAGGCCGAGGATGATGCCACCTCTCTGCGTCGCACCGCCAACCGCTTTGATCGCCGCTACGTGCGCTGTGAACGGCCTTCGGTGATCACTGGCGGCGAACTGTCGCTCGATATGTTGGATCTGGTCTACAACCCGACCGCGCGCACCTACCAAGCGCCGCTTCAGCTCAAATCCACCGGCGGGATTTTCATCGTCGACGACCTTGGTCGCCAAGAGGAACCGCCGCAAAAACTGGTCAACCGCTGGATTGTGCCGCTGGAAGAAAACAAAGATATTCTGGCGCTGCAATCGGGTGAAAAATTCGAGGTGCCGTTCGACACTTTGGTGATTTTCTCGACCAACTTCCATCCGAACAAAATCTTCGATACCGCCGCGTTGCGCCGGATTTTCTATAAGATTAAAATCGACGGGCCGGATCAGGCGGGCTTTCTCAAAATCTTCGCCATGGTCGCGCGTAAGAAAAAGATGCCCCTGGATGAGGCTTCTTTGCTCTATCTGTTGAAAAACAAATATCCAACCATCGACAATATCTACGCCAACTACCAGCCGACCTTTTTGATTGATCAGATCATTTCGATCTGCGAATTCGAGGGTATCCCTTATCAGATGACTCCCGATTTGATTGATCGTGCCTGGGCGAACATGTTTGTCGAGGAAAGCGATTTCGCGCATTGATGTGTTTTGCGGGGGCCAGCCCCCGCAGACCCCCGGGATATTTTCGGACAAAAGACCCCTAGGTTTTGCTTTTCAAAGCCCCTAAGCCCCGTCATCCTTTCCGCAACTTAGGGAGGATTTTGTATGACGAAAATCGGCATTGCTGGCGTGGGCCGGATGGGCCGTGGCATGTTAGCCAACATGCGCGCCGCGGGGATTGAGGTGGAGGGATTTGACATTCGCCCCGAGAGCGATTTCCCCACCTTGCCCGTCACCTCAGATGAGACCACCTTTGCCGCGGAGCTTGAGACCTTGCTCACAGTGGTGCGCGACGCGGACCAGACCGACGAGGTTTTGTTTGGCGCCCAAGGCTTTGTCGGCCGCGCGCCGCATTTGAAAACTGTGGTGATTTGTTCAACGTTATCGCCCAACTATGTGCGCGACTTACGCGCCCGTGTGCCCGCCCATATCGCACTTGTCGATGCACCGATGTCGGGGGCCGAGGTGGGTGCGCGCGAAGGCACGTTGGCCTTTATGATCGGCGGGCAAGAGGCCGATGTGACTGCGTTGATGCCTCTGTTCAAGGCGATGGGGCAAAACATTCACCACATGGGCGGTTTTGGCGACGGGATGCAAACGAAGGTGTTGAACAACCTGCTCTGCGCCTCACACACCGCGATGTCCCGGTTGGTGCTGGACTGGGCCGATCAAACCGGCGTGGATCGGGGTAAGCTTTTGGGGCTGATCGAAACCGCGACAGGGCAAAATTGGTTTACCTCCCGCTTTGATCAGATCGAATTTGCCAAACACGGATTTGAGCCGGACAATACGGTGGGGATCTTGGTCAAAGATGTCACCTGCGCACTGGACGCCGCCCCGGAAGGCGCGGACACGTCACTACCCGAAGTGGTGCGCGAGATGATGCGCGGGCTAAAACCGATTGCATAAGATCAAAAGAGGCCCCTTGGGGCCTCTTAAAACGTCTGCTTATGCCGTAAGGCCTTCGGGTTCGGAAAAGCCATGACTGCGGCAACAGGCGGTCAATGTGTTGGCCAAAAGGCACGCGATGGTCATCGGGCCGACCCCCCCGGAACCGGGGTGATCGCGCCAGCGACCGCTGAGGCCGAGGCGAAATCGACGTCACCGACAAGGCGCGATTTGCCCTCGCCTTTTTCCGGTGCCGGAATGCGGTTGATGCCCACATCAATCACAGTGGCACCCGGTTTGATCCAATCGCCTTGGACAAAATTTGCCCGCCCCACAGCGGCCACCACGATGTCAGCGCGGCGCACGACCTCGGGCAGATCTTTGGTCCGCGAGTGAGCGATGGTGACGGTGCAGCTATCGCCAAGCAACAGCTGTGCCATCGGTTTACCGACAATATTCGAACGACCGATGACCACCGCATTCAGCCCGGACAGTGACCCATGATGATCACGCAGCATCATCAAACACCCCAAGGGCGTACAAGGCACCATGGCCTTTTGGCCCGTGCCCAACAGGCCAACGTTGGAAATATGAAAGCCATCGACATCCTTGGCGGGATCAATCGCATTGATCACCAAGGCCTCGTTGAGATGGCCCGGCAGCGGCAATTGCACAAGAATGCCATGCACATCCCTATCCGCATTGAGCGCCTCAATCAGCGCCAACAGATCGGCTTCTGAGGTCTCGGCGGGGAGTTTATGTTCATAGGAGTTCATGCCCACTTCGACGGTCATTTTGCCCTTGGAGCGCACATAGACCTCGGAGGCCGGATCATCGCCGACCAGCACAACGGCCAACCCCGGGGTCACCCCCATCGCCTCTTTGAGGCGGGCCACATGGGTTGCGACTTTGCCTCGCACTGTACCCGCGAAAGCTTTGCCGTCGATCAAGGTTGCGCTCATTTACTCTTCTCCGGTTCCGATCACCCGCTCTTCGCGTGCGATCATGGCTTCGATCATCTGGGACCACATGCCCCGCGCCAGATCGGGCTCAAACCCCGCCTCCTGCGCGCTCTGAGCCACCCGGTCCAAGACCTCAGACACCCGCGCTTCAATCCGCGCAACCATCCCCTCGCCGGGTTTCAATTCGGCGGCACGGTCCACATGGGCCTGACGCGTCGCCAAAAGCGCAATCAATTCGCGGTCAATCTGGTCAATCTGCTGGCGCAACTCGGCCATGGTCGCGATGTCTTGGGGAGGTTTGAGAGTCATGAGGGTCCTTTCACGCGCCATTTAGCATGTGGGTTCCCGCAACGAAAGCCCCGTGCGCCAGTTGGAGCCGCAAAGAAAAACCGCGCCTTTGCGGGGCGCGGTTTCTTTGGACTGTAAGGTTTATGCGGAGGGCTCAGGTTCCATCCCGCTGTCGTCCTTTGGCTTTTTCTTGGTCTTCGGAATCGCCATCACAGAGGGCGTATTACCAAGCCCGGTGGAGCTGTCGTCATCGTCGCCGCGATTGAGCGGCTCGCCTGCGATCACTTTTTGGATTTCAACACCTGTGAGAGTCTCGTATTCCAAAAGCCCCTGCGCGAGATTTTCAAGCTCTTGCGCTTTCTCGGTCAGGATACGTTTTGCCGTGGCATAGCCGGTGTCAACAATCTCTTTGACCTTATCGTCGATCAGCTTTTGCGTCGCGCCCGAGTGATTGGTGCCGCCGCCATAATTGCCAAGGTAGCTGTCTTGCTCGTTGGCGTAATCGACGTAGCCCAACTCTTCGGAGAAACCGAATTGCGTGACCATGGCGCGGGCAATCCGCGAGGCCTGTTGAATGTCAGACGACGCGCCTGAGGTGACGTTTTCTTTGCCAAAGATCAGCTCTTCCGCCACGCGTCCGCCCATCGCCATGGCGATTTTGGAGGTGTATTTGGTGAAGCTCACCGAAAGCTGATCGCGCTCTGGCAACGAGAGAACCAAACCCAAAGCCCGACCGCGCGGAATGATCGTCGCTTTGTGGATCGGATCGTGTTGCGGCACGTTGAGACCGACAATGGCGTGGCCCGCTTCGTGGTAAGCGGTTAGTTTTTTCTCGTCCTCGGTCATCACCATAGAGCGGCGTTCCGCCCCCATCATGACCTTGTCCTTGGCGTTCTCGAAATCCTCCATCATCACCTGACGGCGACCGATACGTGCGGCGGTCAATGCCGCCTCATTGACGAGGTTGGCCAGATCGGCCCCCGAGAAACCCGGCGTGCCGCGCGCGATGATGCGCAGGTCGACATTGGGGCCCAGCGGCACTTTGCGCGCATGAACGGCGAGGATTTTTTCACGGCCTTTGATGTCGGGGTTCGGCACTTGCACCTGACGGTCAAAACGACCGGGACGCAACAGGGCCGGGTCCAACACGTCAGGACGGTTGGTTGCGGCGACGATGATGATGCCTTCGTTGGCCTCAAACCCGTCCATTTCCACAAGCAACTGGTTCAGCGTCTGTTCGCGCTCGTCATTGCCGCCACCGTAGCCTGCGCCACGCGAGCGACCGACGGCGTCGATCTCGTCGATAAACACGATACAGGGCGCGTTCTTTTTACCCTGTTCAAACATGTCGCGCACCCGGCTTGCACCAACGCCGACGAACATCTCAACAAAGTCAGAGCCCGAAATGGTAAAGAACGGCACGCCAGCTTCACCAGCAATGGCACGTGCCAAAAGAGTTTTACCCGTGCCCGGAGGACCAACAAGCAAAGCGCCTTTCGGGATTTTACCGCCAAGGGCGGAGAATTTTTGCGGGTTGCGCAGGAATTCGACGATCTCTTCGAGTTCTTCTTTCGCCTCATCAATGCCCGCGACATCATCAAAGGTCACGCGGCCATGCTTTTCGGTCAAAAGTTTGGCTTTCGATTTGCCAAAGCCCATCGCACCGCCTTTGCCGCCGCCCTGCATCCGGTTCATGAAGAAAATCCAAACGCCAATGATCAAGATGAACGGCAGGAAGGAAATCAGGATCGGCATCAAGCCGCTTTCTTCTTGCGGTTCGCCTTTCACCGTCACGCCTTTGTCGACCAATTCTTTGACCAAGGTGTTGTCACCCGGGTTGATCGCATATTTGCGGCGGTTGTCTTCGGCGGTGAAATAGACCCGCTCACCGTCAATATCGACGGCGGTGACAGAGCCGTCATCGACCCGCCCCATGAACTCGGAATAGGACACAACGTCAGATGACATCGACGATTGATTGCCGCCCAGCACCTGAAACAGGGCCAGGACGAGCATCAGAAGCACGAGCCAGAAGGCAAGATTGCGTGCGTTACCCAAGGGGGATCTCCTCGAAATTTTGGACGCCCCCGCTTGCGCGAAAGCCTTTCCTCTAAAATAGGCATCGGGCGGCTAAGTTCAATGCGATAAAAGCGTTGTAAAAAAGTCGCCTTTTGGTTGGGCCAACCGCAAGGTGGCGGGTCCGTACTGCACAAGCGGGGCTGAGATCAACGTATTGCCATCAAACACCGCAGGCGAGGCCGAAAGTGTTTCTCGCGGCGGCGCACCATCGGGCAACTCCCCCAGTTGCAGCAAGCCGTCTTGACCCAAGGCCCGAACGATTAGTCCTTTGTCATCAATGCCTTCGATGATCCATCGCCCATCCCAAACCGCGCCAGGAATCGCCACGGCCTGAGCGACGGCGGCATGTTCTCGGGTCAATCGAAAGCTCTCTTTGCCCCCAAAAGCCGCACGCCATGTAGGGTCGCATCGCGCCCCCGCATCATCGCAGACAGGAATTCTTGCAGTTTCATCCCCCTTGGACCGTAGTCAGCCGAGGCAATCCACCGCAGGGCATGGGCAACAAGACGCCGGTTTATTTCCGGCGCCCCCTCGGCAAACCTGCGTCGATTGAGGATCAAATCGCCCCGATCCTCGCTGACACAGTCGAGCGCATGGTCATGCGTCGCGAAATCAAGCGCCGATCGCACTTGTCCCAAATGGTCCATCACCCGGCCTACGACGTGAATGTCGATGCCCAAAGTGCTGAGTTCTTCCATGGCGCGGCGCGCCTTAATCCGATCAAACGCTTCGTTGTCATTGCTTGGATCATCAATCCACGGCTGACGCAGATCGCGCAGATATTGCCGCAGTTCAAACCGCTCCTGCATCAACAAAGGCCGCACCCATGTGATCCCGTCGGACACCCGCCGCCTCTGCATCCCCGTCAAGCCGTCAATGCCTGAGGCGCGCGCAAGACGCATGAAAAACGTCTCGGCCTGATCATCGGCGGTGTGCGCCAAAGCGATGGTGTTGATGCCTTGGGCCTTGGCCCAATCGGCCATCAAACGGTATCGCGCACGGCGCGCGGCGTCTTGCAGGTTGCCCTGCCCACTCCAGCCGGACCACGTGAGCGTGGTGTGTTTGACCTGAAGCTGTTGCGCCACCTCAGAGACAAACCGCGCTTCTTGCGCCGCCTCGGGCCGCAACCCGTGATTGACGGTCACGGCCCAGAGGCGGATTTTCTCTTCCTCAGCCCATTCCGCCATCAGATGCAGCAAAGCCATACTGTCGCCGCCACCAGAGACCGCCACGGCAAGCTGATCGGGCTTGTCATAGGCAAAGGCGGTGGCCACGAAATGCTTGAGCATCGCCTGCTTTGGGGTGACCTCACTCATGGCTGGGGCGTCCCATTGGACTGGCGCCTATTGGCAGCCAAGCGTCTGAGCCTCGCTCACCGCTGCACTTGCGGCATCCGAGCCCGGAAAACGCGATTGCACCTCACGGTACATCACACAGCCCTTATCGACCTGACCGAGCTTGCCCAAAGACCCGGCCAAACGCAAAAGCGCCTCTGGGGCACGGTCACCTTCGGGGCTGCCAGAAAAACTATCGAGATAGGCGCGGGCCGCATCCGCGGTTTGGCCCAAGGCCGCATAGGATTCTCCGCGCATAAAATGCGCCTCTCCGGTCAGATATCCGCCGGTGTAGCTTTGGGCAAAACTGGCAAAGGCCGTGGCGGCTTCGCCATATTGACCGTTGGTGTAAAGCGCCATAGCTGCGTCATAATCGGATTGCTCGGCCATGGCCAAATCACCGCCCCCGTCCATCGCGGGTTCGGACCCCGGTCCGGTGACAATCACATCGCTTGCGCCTGTGGCGCCGCCAAGTGGCGTCAGCGGCGGCAACGATCCAACGTCACAGCCACTTTCCAATTCACAAAGCCGAAAGTTCAGATCGTCCAACTGGTTGGTGCCATCTTTCACCACCTGATTGACCCGGAACTCCAAGCCCTCGACCTTGGCCGTCAACGTCGCCAAAGCCGCCTCCATCAGGTCCACACGTTCCAACGTGGACGCGCCCGCAAACTGCGTGTTGGGCGCGCCTGTGGTGGACAATTCGCGTTTGAGCTTGGCGATTTCCACCGACAGCACGGCCGCTTCCTGGCGAATGTCGGCCAAGGTTTGAGCGTCTTGGGCAAAGCCCGCCCCGCTCAGCATAGAAAGGGCAAGTGCCGCCCCAAAGATCACGCGTTTCATCGCTCTCACCCTCTCTTTATGTCTTCGCTCAGCTGACGCCAGCGCCTGCTGCCAAAACGGTCACAGCACGACGGTTTTGCGAGTAGCAGCTTTCATCCGAACAAATCGCAAGCGGGCGTTCTTTGCCATAGGGAATGGTCTTGAGACGCGATGGGTTGATGCCCTGGCTGATCAAATATTCCTGAACCGAGGCGGCACGGCGGGCAGAGAGCGCGAAGTTATAGTCGCGTGTGCCCTGCTCGTCGGCGTGGCCTTCGATGATCGCGCTATAGCCTTGGTTGTCCAAAAGCCATGTCGCTTGCCCGGCCAAAATCGTCCGCGCCTCAGGCGAAAGGGTCGATTGGTCGATGGCGAACAAAATCCGATCGCCCACGGTTTGGTTGAAATAGGCAACCGATTTCGGATCAGAGGCAGACCCGGCGATCGTGCCGTCCGCACCATAGCCATTGCCACCAGCGCCACCGGCCCCACCCGCGCCAAAACGGCCGGGGTTGGTACAGGCCGTGAGGCCCAGAGCCGCGACCAAAAACAGGGCGCGGGGCACGGAACGGGTCATGAATTTAGAGGTCTGTGTCGTCGACATGGTGGACATTGGGATCATCCTTTGAGGAAGCTCAAACTGGTGTTTCTTTGACTATAGCACTCTCACCCGGACTTGGGGAGAGGTCCGGGTTTTATTTCAAAAGCGGCGACCACGCGGGGTCAGACGCCCCGGCATTGGTCGGCACGCGTTTCAGGTTGCGGCCTGAAATATCGACCGAATAGAGCGCGCTTGCCCCGCCCGCGCCCTGGCTTTCGCGGGTGAACATGATCACCCGGCCATTCGGCGCCCAGCTCGGCCCCTCGTCCAAGAAGGACGCGGTCAAAAGCCGCTCTTCCGACCCATCCGTGCGCATCACGCCGATGTGGAACCGACCTTCGTTTTGCTTGGTGAAGGCAATCAAATCGCCACGCGGTGACCAGATCGGCGTGCCATAGCGGCCTTTGCCATTGGAAATCCGCCGCGCCTCACCACCGCCTGCGGGCATGATGTAAAGCTGCTGCGTGCCGGAGCGATCCGATTCAAACACGATCTGCGAGCCGTCCGGCGAAAACGACGGCGCGGTTTCAATCGCAGGCGTGTTGGTCAACCGGGTCGATTGCCCGCTGGCAATGTCCATGCGGTAGAGATCTGTGTTGGTGCCCGTGGACATCGAATAGACGATCGAACGACCATCGGGGGCAAATCGCGGCGCAAAGGTCACGGCTTCGGCAGGCACAGGCAGACGTGTGCGCGTCACCGTGCCAACATCGAGCATCGTGATTTGCGGCCGACCTGTTTCATAAGAGGTATACAGCACCCGATCTCCCGTCGGAGAAAAGCGCGGCGCAAAGACAATATAACTGTCATCGGTCAGATATTGCAGACCCGCGCCATCGTAATCCATCACCGCAAGGCGTTTTTTGCGGTCATTCTTTGGCCCGGTTTCAGAGACAAACACCACGCGGCTGTCGAAATATCCGCCCTCACCGGTGATCCGGGAATAGACCACATCGGAAACCTTATGGGCAATCCGTCGCCAGCTTGCGGTGGAGCCGCCAAGTTGTAAACCGCCGCCCAGAGGCGCTTCGGCGTAAATGTCAAACACCCGGAATTTCACCACAAGATTGCCCGCCGCGTCCGTGCCCACGGCCCCGGTGACAAGCCCCTGTGCATTGATCGCTTTCCAATCGGCATATTGCACCGGGGAGGCAAAGTTGGTGACCTTGGAGATATGCGCCGACGGCGGGATTTCACGGAACAACCCGGTGCCCACCAAATCGGCGGCAATCACGTCGGAAATCTGCTGTGCATATTCTGCGGCCTGTGGCGTCTCGGCGATAAAATCGGGGATCGCCAACGGCAAGGGTTCGATCACCCCGCGCGTGATGTCGAGTTGCAGCGGCCCGGGGTCCTGCGCCAAGAGGGGCGAGGCCGTGCCGAAAGACAGCGCCAGAGCGCAGGCAAGAGAGCCGGCCAGTGTCGTCAGGCGAAAGGGAAGCGGGCGTATCATTTAAACCTCATCTGTTCGGGATCGAACGTCATTTCGATATTGCGCCAATGGTCATACTTGTCGACCGGCAATGGAAAACCACGCGCGCCACAGCGGATAATCGCGCGGCGCGCCACTTCAAAGGCGCTTTGAGCGCCGGTTTCGGTGCCGCCCTCAAAGCCCAAAAGGCTGATGGAGCCAGCTTGCGGTGTGCCATCTTCGTTCATCGCAACCCCCACGGTGATCTTGGTGCGCATGGCTTCGGTCGACATCGCGCCGACGTTCCAACATTGCGACACTGCCACGCGCATGCCTTCGCGCTCGCCCCCGGTCAAAGGCGGGCCCACCGGACGTTTCGGCGCGGCAGGTGTCTCGGCAGCCTCGGCCGCCAAAGCTGCGGCGGCCTCTGCGGCCGCATTGGCCACAGCATCCGCCGGGTCGGGTTTCGGTGTCTCAGGTTTCGGCGTTGCGGGTTTGGGCGTCTCAGGCTTCGGGGCCTCCGCCGGTTTTTGTGCCGCCGCAGCTTGGGCCGCCAAATTGGCCGGGCGCGATTTTGGCCGCGGCGAGGTCGACATGCCGGATGGCTTTTCGGCCTCGGTCACAATCTCTGTCGTCGTCTCTTGCGGCGCGGCTTGTTCTTGGGTCTGTTCCACGACTTTCTCAGTGTCCGCCGTGTCAGAGGTGGCCTCCACCGGCGCATCCGAAATCTCCGGTTGCGGCTCAGGCGTGGACACGACCTGATCGGAAATACGCGGCACCGGGCGTGGTGTCGGTTTGCGATCTGGAATATCAGGCAAGCCCGCCCCCGGATCTTCCTGTGAAAGTTCCGGCTCGACCTGTGGGCTGGGCGGGGTTGGATCGACCTCAACCGGCGCAGGCAAGCTCTCGCTCACCTCCGGGCGTGGTTCTGGCACGTCTGGAGGGGGTGCCTCCGAGGGCTGAACCTCTGGCGTGC includes:
- a CDS encoding NAD(P)-dependent oxidoreductase, with amino-acid sequence MTKIGIAGVGRMGRGMLANMRAAGIEVEGFDIRPESDFPTLPVTSDETTFAAELETLLTVVRDADQTDEVLFGAQGFVGRAPHLKTVVICSTLSPNYVRDLRARVPAHIALVDAPMSGAEVGAREGTLAFMIGGQEADVTALMPLFKAMGQNIHHMGGFGDGMQTKVLNNLLCASHTAMSRLVLDWADQTGVDRGKLLGLIETATGQNWFTSRFDQIEFAKHGFEPDNTVGILVKDVTCALDAAPEGADTSLPEVVREMMRGLKPIA
- the ybgF gene encoding tol-pal system protein YbgF; the encoded protein is MKRVIFGAALALSMLSGAGFAQDAQTLADIRQEAAVLSVEIAKLKRELSTTGAPNTQFAGASTLERVDLMEAALATLTAKVEGLEFRVNQVVKDGTNQLDDLNFRLCELESGCDVGSLPPLTPLGGATGASDVIVTGPGSEPAMDGGGDLAMAEQSDYDAAMALYTNGQYGEAATAFASFAQSYTGGYLTGEAHFMRGESYAALGQTADAARAYLDSFSGSPEGDRAPEALLRLAGSLGKLGQVDKGCVMYREVQSRFPGSDAASAAVSEAQTLGCQ
- a CDS encoding peptidoglycan-associated lipoprotein, which produces MSTMSTTQTSKFMTRSVPRALFLVAALGLTACTNPGRFGAGGAGGAGGNGYGADGTIAGSASDPKSVAYFNQTVGDRILFAIDQSTLSPEARTILAGQATWLLDNQGYSAIIEGHADEQGTRDYNFALSARRAASVQEYLISQGINPSRLKTIPYGKERPLAICSDESCYSQNRRAVTVLAAGAGVS
- a CDS encoding chorismate mutase, whose amino-acid sequence is MTLKPPQDIATMAELRQQIDQIDRELIALLATRQAHVDRAAELKPGEGMVARIEARVSEVLDRVAQSAQEAGFEPDLARGMWSQMIEAMIAREERVIGTGEE
- a CDS encoding energy transducer TonB yields the protein MNTGQYISGAGHLGLIAYMIFGGMFLSPKKTESVDVQEVALISEAEFAALSTTSTAPDTFAEAETLKAPVAETAPAPTPIEDSTPEVQPSEAPPPDVPEPRPEVSESLPAPVEVDPTPPSPQVEPELSQEDPGAGLPDIPDRKPTPRPVPRISDQVVSTPEPQPEISDAPVEATSDTADTEKVVEQTQEQAAPQETTTEIVTEAEKPSGMSTSPRPKSRPANLAAQAAAAQKPAEAPKPETPKPATPKPETPKPDPADAVANAAAEAAAALAAEAAETPAAPKRPVGPPLTGGEREGMRVAVSQCWNVGAMSTEAMRTKITVGVAMNEDGTPQAGSISLLGFEGGTETGAQSAFEVARRAIIRCGARGFPLPVDKYDHWRNIEMTFDPEQMRFK
- the tolB gene encoding Tol-Pal system beta propeller repeat protein TolB, producing the protein MIRPLPFRLTTLAGSLACALALSFGTASPLLAQDPGPLQLDITRGVIEPLPLAIPDFIAETPQAAEYAQQISDVIAADLVGTGLFREIPPSAHISKVTNFASPVQYADWKAINAQGLVTGAVGTDAAGNLVVKFRVFDIYAEAPLGGGLQLGGSTASWRRIAHKVSDVVYSRITGEGGYFDSRVVFVSETGPKNDRKKRLAVMDYDGAGLQYLTDDSYIVFAPRFSPTGDRVLYTSYETGRPQITMLDVGTVTRTRLPVPAEAVTFAPRFAPDGRSIVYSMSTGTNTDLYRMDIASGQSTRLTNTPAIETAPSFSPDGSQIVFESDRSGTQQLYIMPAGGGEARRISNGKGRYGTPIWSPRGDLIAFTKQNEGRFHIGVMRTDGSEERLLTASFLDEGPSWAPNGRVIMFTRESQGAGGASALYSVDISGRNLKRVPTNAGASDPAWSPLLK
- the tilS gene encoding tRNA lysidine(34) synthetase TilS, producing the protein MSEVTPKQAMLKHFVATAFAYDKPDQLAVAVSGGGDSMALLHLMAEWAEEEKIRLWAVTVNHGLRPEAAQEARFVSEVAQQLQVKHTTLTWSGWSGQGNLQDAARRARYRLMADWAKAQGINTIALAHTADDQAETFFMRLARASGIDGLTGMQRRRVSDGITWVRPLLMQERFELRQYLRDLRQPWIDDPSNDNEAFDRIKARRAMEELSTLGIDIHVVGRVMDHLGQVRSALDFATHDHALDCVSEDRGDLILNRRRFAEGAPEINRRLVAHALRWIASADYGPRGMKLQEFLSAMMRGRDATLHGVRLLGAKRAFD
- the ftsH gene encoding ATP-dependent zinc metalloprotease FtsH, producing the protein MGNARNLAFWLVLLMLVLALFQVLGGNQSSMSSDVVSYSEFMGRVDDGSVTAVDIDGERVYFTAEDNRRKYAINPGDNTLVKELVDKGVTVKGEPQEESGLMPILISFLPFILIIGVWIFFMNRMQGGGKGGAMGFGKSKAKLLTEKHGRVTFDDVAGIDEAKEELEEIVEFLRNPQKFSALGGKIPKGALLVGPPGTGKTLLARAIAGEAGVPFFTISGSDFVEMFVGVGASRVRDMFEQGKKNAPCIVFIDEIDAVGRSRGAGYGGGNDEREQTLNQLLVEMDGFEANEGIIIVAATNRPDVLDPALLRPGRFDRQVQVPNPDIKGREKILAVHARKVPLGPNVDLRIIARGTPGFSGADLANLVNEAALTAARIGRRQVMMEDFENAKDKVMMGAERRSMVMTEDEKKLTAYHEAGHAIVGLNVPQHDPIHKATIIPRGRALGLVLSLPERDQLSVSFTKYTSKIAMAMGGRVAEELIFGKENVTSGASSDIQQASRIARAMVTQFGFSEELGYVDYANEQDSYLGNYGGGTNHSGATQKLIDDKVKEIVDTGYATAKRILTEKAQELENLAQGLLEYETLTGVEIQKVIAGEPLNRGDDDDSSTGLGNTPSVMAIPKTKKKPKDDSGMEPEPSA
- a CDS encoding ATPase; protein product: MNMETTPNVIAPPAPRQVSDTGLSPVMMRDIVLKTMFRTNLEQVSRLASALALPVSVTQILVDTAREQGLIEATGTLHAGAGSEMGFRLSDTGKARALDALSQSEYYGAMPIPLEVYAAQVKRQSVRNMKVTRDALLGAMGHLILPPMLLDQLGPAVGAGRSILMYGPPGNGKSSISNGIRDALGDLIYVPRAIEYNGSVITVYDPLMHVKREEAEDDATSLRRTANRFDRRYVRCERPSVITGGELSLDMLDLVYNPTARTYQAPLQLKSTGGIFIVDDLGRQEEPPQKLVNRWIVPLEENKDILALQSGEKFEVPFDTLVIFSTNFHPNKIFDTAALRRIFYKIKIDGPDQAGFLKIFAMVARKKKMPLDEASLLYLLKNKYPTIDNIYANYQPTFLIDQIISICEFEGIPYQMTPDLIDRAWANMFVEESDFAH